The following are encoded together in the Humulus lupulus chromosome 5, drHumLupu1.1, whole genome shotgun sequence genome:
- the LOC133780296 gene encoding uncharacterized protein LOC133780296, whose amino-acid sequence MLLILAPYAYHVYCCDPVNSDLNNREEVVSVIVSALNLFFSMNLPDVEIPDTLRIKQPQCPHQPDNVACGYYIMRMLKDLIEHASPGHYLRTLTSTSYTEAQIDEFRQEWATDMIQIIQRNRPR is encoded by the exons atgttgcttattttggcaccgtatgcatatcatgtttattgttgtgatccggtgaattcagatcTCAATAACCGTGAGGAggttgtatcagtgatcgtcagtgctttaaatctttttttctctatgaatcttcctgatgtcgagatccctgatactctacgcattaagcaacctcag tgtccacaccaaccggacaatgtggcatgtggatactacataatgaggatgttaaaggatttgattgaacatgcgagtcccggacattacttgagaacg ctaacaagtacatcatatacagaggcacaaattgatgagtttcgacaagaatgggcgacagatatgatacaaataatccaacgtaaccgacctcgttga